CGCGGTGTCCCCTGTCCCGCCCCGGTGTGTCCCGTGTCCCGCCCCGGTGTGTCCCCTGTCCCGCCCcggtgtcccccgtgtcccgcCCCGGTGTCCCCCTGTCCCGTCCCGGTGTCCCCCCTGTCCCGCCCCGctgtgtcccccgtgtcccgccccgctgtgtcccctgtcccgcCCCGCTGTGTCCCGTGTCCCGCCCcggtgtcccccgtgtcccgcCCCGCTGTGTGCCCTGTCCCGCCCCGGAAGAGGCGGGAtcgcggcggcggctccggcggctGAGGCGCGGTgaggggcggcgggcgggaTGCGGGGGAGGCCgtgagggaggagggagcgggAGCGACCCCCGCGTCCTCCCTCAGCTCTGTCCGGCCCGCTGTGAGGGGAGGGGGCTCCGGCGGAGCCCTCTTGGGGGAGACAGCCCCCTCCGTCGCTCTCTGGCCTTGTCCCCGGTACGGGCCCCCGCGGATGAATATGGCATTAAGAGGATAAACTGTGAGGGGAgcacctccagctgctcagggaaagCTGTAGCTGCGGATCCCCAGGGCAGTGCTACCCCCGCCGCCCTCACCCCCACTGCCATAGACTTGAGGAGTGAAGTTCCTTGGAGATCGCCCGTAATAAAAAACTAACGAGGTTAGCtcctggcagaggaaaggagcatGAGTTATTCCTGCATCCTGCAGGAATAACTCCTACACGTGCCTCAGGGAGGTGTGCGCGGCATCACTGGCGGGGGAAGGCTGCCcaggggctctgcaggcagcGGGCACGAATGTCTGAGGCTGCTGAAGGGGAACGGAGGCCACAGGAGCACTGCACGGATTCCCGAGAACGCCCCACTTAGCGGAGGCCCAGGCTGCTCGTGGGTACAGCGGGCAGGAGCCCCAGACTGCGCTGGGTCATTGAGGATGTGTATTTTGTATAGTCTAGCCCTTGGGGCCCTGCCAGCAAATCTTTGGGAGACAGCAGAAGGGCTTATTCTGGAAGTCCAGAGAAAGATACTGTCAATGCTCTAAATTATGTGGGGCTTGTTAAAACAGTGGGCTTAGAGCCTGCTGTTAAGACCAGATTTTGCTGATGGACAGTACCAGATAACACCAACGTCTGAATGGcaaatgcatatatataaaaataaggaaactaAGGCCTTAAACACAAATCCCATCAGACAGGCATACTTTGAGGTAATTTAGCATCCTCTTAGGTGCTGACCTTTCCCTAAATCATTTCATTAACACATACATTACTGTGAATAAATCTGATTATTTTGCCTGTCTTGGTGTATCTGTAGGCTTTGCGTGAGATTCTACCTTAGCAAACTTTTGAAGGTGATcgtaggatttttttccctgtcaaaaGTCAGTATCAGGAGTAGATAGGGAACATTTTCCTGTGAGGCATCTATGCTGTCttcccaaaacccaacaacagcTGTGAGTGTAACTTTTCCTTGTCCTTCATTTTCACTACACAGATTTTGATAGCTATTATGATGGGAGTCTTCATCCATTGCTAAAGCCACTTTTGTTGTGTTCATGTTTAAAGTTTTCAGAATGACTTCCTTGGCTGACATGCCCCCAAactatgaaatgatgtttgctCATCGATTCACATCGGATGATGAAGAATACCAAGAATATCTAAAACGCCCTGCAGATCCCCCTCCTATAGTTGAAGAATGGAGAAACAGATCCGGTGGCAACCAGAGAAACAGAGATCGGtactggtttttctttttaatcgtGGTAATTTCACAAATACAGTTAAATGATAATTGATTTCAGAAGTACAGGAGTCTGTTCTGTTCAGTGAAGTATTTCCTTGTTACTTTGTAGGTAACTATGTTTAAGAGAAATAATAGTCTTCTCTGAAAAGTAATGagtttttacattttctctgtaTTGACTGGCAAAGTTTTTGCATTGTGTATAAAAGTactaaattatttgctttttagtATAGAATAATGAGATTTCTGCAAAACTAAGCAGCCTATCTTATGTTGGATGATAACTGGCAGAAAGATGTGCAAAGGAACAAGCTACTAGTGTGATTATCTGTTACTAGCTGGCCAGAAAACACTTCATTTGTAAGCTAagtatttgctgtatttttttaagattagcctgtatttcttttattcagtAGAAGTGACTGTAAAATCAATCATCCAATCTATCTGGCAAGTACAGTGCTACCTGCCATAACAAAATACTTTGAGTTATTTCTTCAAGATGTAATTGCAGCTTTTTACTGAATTTTGGACAGATCTTTGAGTGATTGAAAAACAACAATTACAGCATATAGTACATTTGGGAATACTAACATCAGCCTTTAACATAAAGCAGTTAAACTCAGTCCAGCCAACAGTTGGGAAACCTCCTTAGCTAAATATCTAAATAGGATTTGTGCCTTATCcgaagaaaaggaggaaaacagtgTAACTTTTTCTCACCTTAGAAGATTGTCAATAAGTTAAACGCAGAATCACAGATTAAAAACAGGTGATTGTTTAAGATGTTCTTAAAAACTCTGTGGCTCTTTGAACTGATGAAGTTTTACACCTACACTATGGTTACAAAGTGAACTTTTTGCAAATGTTGTTTGTCTGCACCACACCATTTGCAAACAAAACGACTATGAGGCAGCTCAAGCATTGACAGGAATTGAGATAGGGCTGCAAAGACACAATCTGGACTGAACAATGCTAAATTGTATCTTGAGTCTAATAACAGTGTCTTGAGCGTGGGACTGTGGTAGCCGGGTTTTAGCAGTAGTATGTATTTTAGGGAATATTCAAATTCCAGGACTCAGTGCTGTTAGGTAGCTGTAACTGTACTGAAGCCTGATTTGCCAAAGCTTTCAACCATGAAGCTGCTGCATGGAACCTGGCTTTGATGCACTACGGATGTGCCTTGAGGTTGATTTTTAGATCTGTGGTCTGTTTGAGTCTCTGTTAAAACTTCCAGCAGTTCACCTAATGTCTGGGAATACTTTCTGTTAGGAAGCAGACTGTCCAAATATTGTGTTGGGTAAGAAATTCCTGAGTGATCTCAGATGACAGCAGGTATGTTTTCATGAGTTTGTCATGTAAACAGTTGAATATTTGAGTGTATTAACAGTTACATGACAGTTTTCATGAAAACTGCCAAATATAAGAGTTCATGATAATTCATTATTTTAGACTTGATATAATTTATGTCAGGCTTCGACATATCTTCTCATTGCAGGTTTCAAGATGGCAGATATTTTAGAGGGGACAGGTACAACTGGCAAGGTGACTACAGATCCAATCAGAGGCCAGACAGAGGCTGGGGTAACAACTACCAGCAGCACAGACAAGGACAATCCTACTCATCCCACTACGGACAGTATGGCTACAACTCCTACAACCCTGGGCCTCGTTACCATCCCTACTGATATCCTTGGAGGTTGAAAGTCCAGTGATGCTATGTAACAAATTCAGTTAGCTttagttttcttattttttccactgttttatAGATAACTGAAGAATCAGTGTTACAGTCCAGTGCTGTTTTTCTGTAGTGTGAAGTGAAAAAGGGAACCCCTTTTATGAATAATAAAAGCGTATTATATGGAGTTTGCTTAGAGTCTGTAGATTTTAGAATAAATTATCATCTTCTTTTGTCTGAATATGTATTGTgcacattttttcttccatcacTGAGATTTCTCTGTGTTAcgttttaaaaaccaaaacagatgaGGGGAGGATAGGATAGCTGTGGTTTCTATGCAGCCTGTAGCAGTGGCACATTGCCTCAAGATTGctctttttgaaaataagaaaataactGTCTTTCTGTGGAGAGAATGTCTTAGTTTGGCTTTCGACAGTTAGAAGCTCAGTTTGGTTTGAATTTCAGATGCCTTAAGACTGAGAAGAGAGATCCTGTTACTGAAGTATTTTATGGGGTTGGCATAGCGTGTTGACTTAATGGCTTCAATGTATTTGCAGTATTCCTCTTAAAAAGCAGTCTAAAagttggattttaaaaaaagtagttAAATATGTATCTTGTAGGAATTCGGTGATATATAAGTTTTACCTGAGAAGTAATATCAAACTTAGATTAATCTATGTCATCTTCAAATAAATTCAGTGTGCGCATAATAAATTTTGGAATTCCCATTTCAGTGAAGCTGTAAACTTTGATGCTATTGTAGTTTGTACGAAATACTTTGTGCATGTtatagaaaaaaagaactatGATCAGTACTGGTCTGTACTTTTTTCTGTATAGGAAAATAGCATAAACAGTGCAGAGTGTTACTCAGTTCTTAGAATTTAagatttatggggttttttaaacattcaCACAATAAAAGTATAGTTCACATGTAAGGATGTTTCTGAGTATTTCTGAAACCTACTTTTGAGACATTCAAGATTGCAACATTGTCTCCTCAGCCAACAGCTGAACAAGGAGCTGAACTGCCAGATAACTGCTAATACTGGGCAGCTGTGGGCTTAAGTTGGAAGAATGGCCTACTCAGCTGCAATCAGAAGGATGAGACACATTGTGATTAATTAGAAGTCTGGAGCATTAATCCACTATCCACAttctgctctaatagggtcaGAGTTCCCTGTCTCCCCTTTTACGTGATCAGCTAATTTGTATCAAGGGAGCAGTGCATGTCTTTGTACTtgacattttcttcagctgctgtgcaggaacAGGGCCCCATCCCTACTGACTGCTGTAAAAGTCATGGCATTATGTGATAAGGAGCACAAATTAGTGCATCTTGATTTAAAGACAAAGTACAGAAGTCAAAAGCAGAGTCCCCCAGCTCATCAGATGCTTTTAAGAGCTAAAGGGTGTGTTTACACAGAATCAGTCGCTTATGTAGCTTTTACATAGGCTGTGATACACAAGTGTCTTCACCTACCTGCTAagtatttgttttctgcttttcatataATACTGTTAGCTCAGATAGAGGTTTTAATATCCTACTCTCTGAAGTATTTGCCTTGAATTCAGTTAGAAATCTTCTCACAagaggtttgtttttcctctaaGGAGCTTTACTGAATGAAATGCACTCCTTTGAACCCTCATTATTATAGTGGAGCCTTTACATAGGGAGATACAAGATCATGCAAAGTTCTTACATGTACTCTGCGGAGAACCTGCACGTTGGTACTGTTGGTGGAGTTCCCATTTAATTCAGAATTGTGAGCAAAGTGCCAAGTACCCCAGGCTCCCCTCCAAGAAGGGAGAGCATCTCTTCCTGCAAAGAGCCTgacactgccagctctgccacggaagccaggctgtgccaggatgTTCTTCCACACCATCTGGAGTAGCATCTCAGGTCAAAATGAAACCCAGCAGAAAGAACGGATCTCTTTCATCTGTTGTCTTTCCTGAAGCTCAATAactatttcattattttgatcATCTTTCAGCTAGTGAACAGAGTCCAagaagggtttgggtgggaagggaccttaaagatcatttagttccaacccctgccataTCTACCACTAGATGGGTTGCTtaaagtcccatccaacctggccttgaatatatccagggatggggcgtccacagtttctctgggcaatgtGTGCCAGTGTCTCTTGCACCCTTgcaagaaagaatttcttcccagtatcaTCTAAAGCTGCCCTCttccagtttgaagccattcccccttgtcctgtcactacatgtcTTTGTTCAAGTCCCTCTCCAGTACTCTAAGGTCTCTTAGGAAGAGAAGAGCATGTCTTCTAATGAAGGTACTCTGAGGTCTCCTCAGattcttttccagctctctccCTGTCTTCATGACAGCATCATGAATCCCACtttgctggctgtgcagcaAAGCGTGCCAAAGAAATGCTAGGTGGTGTAGTATTCCAGAAAATGGCAAATCCAATCTTCAGCATTGTGGGTGAACTGTAGAAGCAGATAGATCAGGATGGTCTAGGTGGAAGTTATGAATTAGAATCACACATTTCATGGTCTTGGCTCTCTTATTCTGAGTTTCTTGATTGAAATCAGGAGAGAGACAGGCTAGTGCAGCTTCCAAGTTTGTGATTTTATATTCATGATTCCCATATGCCTTACCAGCAGAGCTCTCAATTCAACTTTAAGGGTTTGTACTATTTACAAAACAATTTCCTAGGAACAATTATGGCAAGAGTCTAATTTGGGGAGGCATGGGGAGAGGAATACATTGCTAAATACATGCaccagacagaaaaataaatgaaattcaaaatatattgCCTAATTTTCCACTTAGATTAACTGTATTTATGATAAAGTCCAGTTTACTGTCTCTGTCAAGCTAAGTCAAACCAGTCGAGTATTGCCTGTAATTACAGTTTGTGCATTACAGTGTATTACAGGTGATAAAACTGAAGCTGGGTAACTTTAATATTTGCAACTTCAAACActacagaaattatttgctttaaCTATACTGGAGATTGCAGGGTAAACATTAAAATTCAGTGTCTGGATTCTGACTTTAGGACCTCTATTCCATCTGACATTTGCTCAGACATCATTATTATCATGAATAAAACAAAGGTAAGtgttatgtattaaaaaatgacTGCCATGTTACCAAGAGTGTGAATGCAAAGTTCTGAATAGGCTTTGCAGCAGTTCTAAATCCATTCCTGAACACATACAGTGATTTTGCATGGATTGTTAACTGATAATGAAGAATAATCGTAACAAATTACAAGTACTGTGGGGAATAACTAAGAAAAAGCAATAGCTTTTATACTATTTCATAactagtattttaaaaaatgctaaagGCTTTCAAATCACAGCTAAGCCCCTAGAAACTTGAATGCAAAAGAATgtgcacagcaaaaaaaaaatctcactcaGATTTGTGAGATCCAGTTTTACAAGTTTTCAGTGCTATTCAACCTCTATTTTATTCTGTCTTtgcagctgggaacagaaaTGTGCAAATGTACTTTGAAAGGTTAGTTAGAAGCTGAACTACTTTCAAGAAGCTCTCTAGTAGAGATTTCAGGCCAGGCAGACAAATGTCATTTGTGATATAAATATAATCAACATTTAACTCCTGGAACAAGGAAGATATTTAATCTActgtttaaatatattttaatatattgtaGCAGTTATAGATTAGAATATATTTAAACTCATACTGTTAATTTGCTAGTATTCTGCTTAACCAAGGAACATGTCCACATTTGCTTCATACTGAGATGCTGGAAGGGAAAAACTTTTTGTGTCAAATTAAAGAGAAGGTTTTCTCTTCTACCACCCCTATTCCTTaggtaaaacaaaaaatccctgaaTTACACAACACTGGGGAATTTTTCTGGCTGGTCCAACTGTGCTGTCACACCTTCTCAAATGCTCAAATGAGCAGAGTATGAACATCAAgcaagaaggaagggaaaaaggacTGCTCCCTACCACAGGTTCTGTCTGCCTTGGGAGCAATTTGGCAAAACTGCATCTCCTTTGCCTTTCATTTGCCAGTCAGGAAAAATTGCTATAATCTGGCCCCTTGTCCCTGAATGTTAGAAGAGAGCTACATAACCCTGCTTGAATTATGCACAGCACTGACGCTCTAATGCCCAGAAGCTAAGCAAGATTATAGAGCAGATAAGGTTTTCCTGAAAGCACCCAGGGAAAATGCAGCCTGATTTGAGACACAGAGAAATCTAAATCTAGAGATCAAAACTGAGTCCAGtggctccagcactgccaggagagTCAATGGCAACCGTGCTGTGGTGGTGCACAGTGATCTTGCCTCTCAAGAGGCTTATTTTTCGATTAGGCCCTGCAGGCTGGAATGTATTTTTGTGTTTACCATGGcctatatttttcttcagaaagccTGGACTGCACTTAGTGGTTGTCAGTCCTCATTTGCTTGTATGAAACAGCGATGCCGAAGTGTTATTTCTGTACAGCTCACCCCTGACCAAGAACCCTGCCCTGTTAAAATGCACATTTATTAGAAGAGATGGTGGAACTTGCTAATACCTACGTTTTACTCCAAGTTTAATAAACATACAACAGGAGAAATCATATTACCATCCTCAATGCCTAACTTCTGTGTTATCTGTGACTagcatgaaaagaaatgaatgtTGTCTTTATCCTAAcagagaaatgccttttttaaaatcaaatcaTACTTCAGCAGCTGGCTTTCCCCCCCAAGTATGGaccccctttttattttcaggggttttgttttatgttgTATAATTCAAACTTTGCTTGATTAATAAAAGGTGTCTCAATAACAAGGATCAGAACTGCTTCTGCTCattgtttgaagaaaaaaatcttatctaTTCAAGAAATGAGTTAAAGTCATGAAAATAACTTAGTTATTTGTTATGGaactacaaaaataattaatgctCAATCACATCCATGAAATGAACAATTCAAGGATTCAAGCAGAATCTTCAAATGGAAATGTTGCATGTTAAAAGAGTGATTAAGACACTAAGCTTTTTCTTGCTTCTGTTCTGTGTACGGAAAGGCAATATGGTATTTATATATCCACATAAATTAAATACTTAAGATTATAACCAGTACTGCTGAGGCAAAAGTTAAAAGCCCAGCTATATTGTAAGACATTTCACACAGCTTTTGGCCAGGTTTAGCATGATCAGAAAGTGGACGTTTTTTGTCCAAAGTCATGCCTAAAATTTGTTTCTGAAGAAATCTTTTAAATGCTACATTTTTCTACTGAAAATGTgctcaagaaaaacaaaatcacagtaATTATTGCCAAAAGCAACCAGCCCCAAATgattaaatattctttttacaTAACAAGAAAATGGTTTTTTCCACAGCAAAGGCCTGGTTTTCAGTCATCATGTCACCTCGATTTATAAAGGCCACTGAGACCTAAACCAAAGTACATTTAAGAATACTGCTTCAGCGGTTTTAACGGTATAAGCAGTTAAGTACAGCATACCAAACCTCTGGAGTTTAGATCAGTTTAGCGCAAGAGCTCTATGGGGACACACATTCTCCTCAGATCAAGCTCATATTACTCATTTACAAGCCACACACTTGAAACACAAGCTCTGAAGTGAGCTCAGGGAGCATCAAGCCTGGGGTACACATGTGCTCCTCTAAACCTCAGCTGAACAAGAATGGAAAGGAGCTTTACCTTAAATTGCCAACATGGGCAAATCCTATTTCTCCAGGCTTGTGGCTCAGAGGATACTTCCATCAGAAGGAGTAATTCACTTTTTTTATGGTCTAAGAGAACTTGGGAGTGGAGAGGTGTTGTTACAGGGCTGGCAATGAAGGGTAGGAGCATAGCTGAGCTAAAGGATTCTTTCGTGGCTGTTTCCCCACGTATCCTGCAAAGGAGAGCAAGTGTTGATATTTGACTGCTGGTCATCAAGTGACTTTATGGCCACATCACAGCCTGGAGGgtgggaaacaaaaaacaaccaaataaaaaaatcccaacaacaaaacaaattccttCCTCCACAGACTCCAACGACCTCTCTGTCATAGAATAAGCTGGCAGAATGCAGAATCTGGAAACAGTTAAGCAGCTGGCCCATTACACTGGCATGGCTTAAGTCCTTAAGTAAGGTGGGCAGATCCAAGGGACAGTAAACAAATCACTGTTTATTACATATCCTGCACTCTGGGTAAATCCAATTGAAGAAGCTCTTTAGAGTCCACCCAGTAGGATTTTAGTTTTTAGAGACAAAATGGATTTAGTGCTAGATAATAAGAGCTAAGCCTAATCTTATTTCTCTCCACATCTGCATTAGACATATTCTTACTACCGACctaaaaatgccttttaaatTAGATACTGATATAACTCTTGCCTTCCTATCCCTGCAACTTCCTGGCACAAGGCCACTTATTTCAGACATAGCTGTTTTACTAGTTTCTCATATTCTGAGCACTGCTGAAGACAAGAACCCttaaaacaactttaaaattcTAAAAAGACAATTTTGCCACAGTTCCAGTCATTCTTCCAGAactaaaaataaagtgaaaaggATGTTTTCAAAAATAGAACCAGACAAGTGTGTTACATGCTAAGCTACAAATCACATTTAATGCTTTGGTTGTCTCAGCTTCCACCTGTAAAACTGTGGTTCTCTgacttgttttcctcttctgtgcTCTGCATTTTGGCTACAAACCCACCAGGCAGCAGCTACTCCATATAAAGCATAGGTATGGTGCAAAAATCTCAGCTGGGGTCTGGTATGTTGTAACACAATGCATTAGAAACATTCTGGTgaacaaattaatttgtttgttgatttaaaaatatttttttaactaaaatgaAAGATACTATGAAGGCAGTGACGTGTTTTAAACAGTGTCTTTATGTCACTTCATAGTTATATAGCATATATATTGATGGGATTCTGCAGCCTAGGAAGCTCTCAAAGCTAGACCAGCAGTAAACACTAAGTGATTCTAATCCTGTGGGTATTAGTAGAAAATTTAAATAGCATAAAAACAGCCTCATCATAGCTAAGAGGTGTGGGTAGTCCAGCTTGACAGTTAACACTGAATTATATAGAGGTGAATTAAAAACAAGGGGACAATCTACTCAAACTAGATTTCACATCAATAAAACTTGTGACAGTTACTGTATTGAACATGCTATTCATGTatatttaattgattttatAAACATTCTCACACATACCATACAGTCACAGCAAGGGTGAGCAAAATTACATCCTTAGAAGTATTACAgtgcttgctttttttaaaaaaaaacaagaggaTACAAAAATGTTAATGCAAACAACTAAAATCACGTAGTTCAACATCTGAGTTTCGAAAAACATAAAAGGTAAAGTTGTTCTTTGTGCCCACAGCAGAAGAAGaatggaaaggggaaaggggagaggggagaggggagaggggagaggggagaggggagaggggaggaatgGATGAGTCAGCCATGATGGAAGAGGGGATGGACTGGTGAATGAAAAGAGTGATAGATCAGCCATTGCAACAGAAGTCTCTTATCAGAAATACAGTTTAATTCCAGAAAAGTTTACTGAAAGGTCAGCATCCTTAGTAGCTGAGAAGATGAAACCATATAActgaaggtaaaataaaaatctatttaaaagtCATCTGTAATTGATGAGAACTGGAAGACAAAGATGGCATCACAGACCGTTGGCAAAAGGATTCCTCCATATGGCATCTATTTCTCATTAATGGTCTGGGGGAGGATCCTAGACATCCCAGCAGGTCCTGTCATGACTTTGGATTCAAAGCTGTCCACACACTCAGCTGCTCTCTGGCTGAACTCCACTTTTACTGTGCATAAtgcacacagcagtgccaggaacATGGGCTCATTGATGAACGGCTTCTGTCTCTTCCAATCACACCTCCCATACTATGCTTGAAAAGGTGGAAACCTGTTCCTAACCATGCCAACCAAGACATGGCTCAGAAATTCTTCTCAGATTCTTCATATTTTCTGCTGCTAGTGTAGAAACTTTCACGATTCCctctgaaagctgttttttaaaCCCCTGGAGCTCATTCCAATTCCTTCTCTCAACAATAGCTTAAGCCCAAGAGCTCTTCACCCACTACACTGTTTATCATCAGCTATTAACCAATTTATGGATTGGTTATTTTGGGATAGCTTCATTGTGGAACAGTGTGTGGCAGTGACTTTGTAGTATTTTTGTCTGCACCACCTGGGATAAAAGCAGCTTATTCAGAGATCCCAGCTGAGTTCAGGATCCTTACAGCACCTACCAACATCTCCGTGGAGCACCCCTACCATTGCTTGTAAGAGACAAAGGGAGTTTAATATGACAATCTCAGTAAATTACACAAGAGTGCCTCTGTTTCAAAAGCTGAGAGGAGGttattaaacaaagaaaattactgtAGGTAATAAAAATCACTGACACCTCACTGGGAGTTACCTGGGTTAATACAGACAGGGTGGAGAACACTACAGGcttgaaaacaagaaaagggtCCAAAGAGCAGAATTGATTTGAATTCCTACGGATTAAGCTGCTAaataaaccacttttttttctatg
This region of Hirundo rustica isolate bHirRus1 chromosome 13, bHirRus1.pri.v3, whole genome shotgun sequence genomic DNA includes:
- the RAMAC gene encoding RNA guanine-N7 methyltransferase activating subunit isoform X1, which codes for MFKVFRMTSLADMPPNYEMMFAHRFTSDDEEYQEYLKRPADPPPIVEEWRNRSGGNQRNRDRFQDGRYFRGDRYNWQGDYRSNQRPDRGWGNNYQQHRQGQSYSSHYGQYGYNSYNPGPRYHPY
- the RAMAC gene encoding RNA guanine-N7 methyltransferase activating subunit isoform X2, yielding MTSLADMPPNYEMMFAHRFTSDDEEYQEYLKRPADPPPIVEEWRNRSGGNQRNRDRFQDGRYFRGDRYNWQGDYRSNQRPDRGWGNNYQQHRQGQSYSSHYGQYGYNSYNPGPRYHPY